From Halichoerus grypus chromosome 6, mHalGry1.hap1.1, whole genome shotgun sequence, one genomic window encodes:
- the LOC118538988 gene encoding small ribosomal subunit protein uS12, translating to MGKCRGLRTARKLRSHRRDQKWHDKQYKKAHLGTALKANPFGGASHAKGIVLEKVGVEAKQPNSAIRKCVRVQLIKNGKKITAFVPNDGCLNFIEENDEVLVAGFGRKGHAVGDIPGVRFKVVKVANVSLLALYKGKKERPRS from the coding sequence ATGGGCAAGTGTCGCGGTCTCCGTACTGCCAGGAAGCTCCGCAGCCACCGACGAGATCAGAAGTGGCATGATAAACAGTACAAGAAAGCCCATTTGGGCACAGCCCTGAAGGCCAACCCTTTTGGAGGCGCTTCCCATGCAAAAGGAATTGTGCTGGAAAAAGTAGGAGTTGAAGCCAAGCAGCCAAATTCTGCCATCAGGAAGTGTGTCAGGGTTCAGCTGATCAAGAATGGCAAAAAAATCACAGCCTTTGTACCCAATGATGGTTGTTTGAATTTTATTGAGGAAAATGATGAGGTTCTGGTTGCTGGATTTGGTCGCAAAGGTCATGCTGTCGGTGACATTCCTGGAGTTCGCTTTAAGGTTGTCAAAGTAGCCAATGTCTCTCTTTTGGCCTTATacaaaggcaagaaggaaagacCAAGATCATAA